The nucleotide sequence cccatcccacccccacctctgccttGTGTGCCCGCCCTGCCCTGGCCTAACAGCAGGGCCCTGTCCCGCAGGTGGTGCAGTCGCTGGGCTTCGCCATCTACCGCGCGCTGGACTGGGGGCTGGCCGAGCACGAGGAGCGCGAGCTCAGCCCGCAGCTGGAGCGGCTCATCGACCTCATGGCCAACAGCGACTGCGATGACGACGGCGGTGGCGGGACGGCCGACGAAGGATACGGGGGTcccgaggaggaagaggaggcagagggcGGCCCCCGCACGGTGCGCACCTTCGCGCAGGCTATGCGCCTGTGTGCCGCGCGCCTGACCGAGCCCCGGGGCGCCCAGACCCACTACCAGGCCGTGTGCCGCGCGCTCTTCGTGGAGACGCTGGAACTGCGCGCCTTCCTCGCCAGGGTCCGGGAAGCCAAGGAGGTGAGCTGAGGGAGCGGCCCAGGCTGCAGGGCCAAGGATTTGCCCGGAGTGGAGGGTGGTAGGTGGGGCCGGGCGAGCGAGGGGTGGGGTCCCGGAGGCGCCTCCACACGCAGAGGTGGGGCAGGTCGGCAGGGCCCGGCCCTCTCCCTGCCTAGTTTCTTCTGTTCCTCCGTCTGTCCACAGTGGGTGTCTACTCTGTGCCAGACGGTCCTGAACACTTTGTAGGTTTTAGCTTAATCCTCAGTGTCCTGCTTACCTGGCTTTGCACAGGAGGGACCAGAAATTCACAAACTGGTGTTTTTCCCCATGACCTCACTCGTGTCGTCTCCAAGTCAGTCCTTAGCTTCACTGGTCCTCGTGTTTACATCTGCAAAAGGGACTGTGTCTCCAGGTCTCCTGCCCCAGAGCTGGTTCCTTCTGAAAACAGGGAGCAGAGGTGCCAGCATGTTGGAGCTTTGGGGAGGTGGGCAGTTCAGTGAGGGGTCACTCGTCCAGGTGTTTGTCCCTGGATGACAGTCCCACATTCCTCTCCACCCCCAAAccgccaccacccccacccccatggtgGTTTTTACCCATTTCCCAGTTGAGCAGCTGGAGGCGCTAAGAGGTCGTGTTCTCACCCCAGGTCACAGCTAGTACGGAGCAGAAGGGCTTGACTGGCTCCCGGCTGCCATTCTCCCCACAGCTGTTCTGCCGCTTCATGGTCTCAAAGTCAGGAGGTGACAGTCTTTGCTCAACTCTCACAGCCTCTCCCTTGGAGAGAACTGAGGTGTTTCTTTGAAATGGGGGTCACAGCCCACAGGGACCCCTGCCTTCCACcagcatttcacagatgaggagaaaAATGGAGACTTTGGAGAGGTCAGGAGGTACTTTTGGAATTAACCGATGCTGGTCCCTGATTTTACCCTGACCCTTTGTTGGTGTGTGTCTCCTTCCTGCCCAGCTTCCCTAGGCCTGGGCCTGAGCAGACTCTCAGGGTTTTTCTGACCAGGGGCCTGGGATCTAGTGCAGGACAGGTCAGATGCTGCTTGGGTCACTTGGCCTCGTCTGCAGCCCACTTGTAGCCCAAAGTGTGTGGTCCCTCTGCCCACCCGCTGCCCCCTAGCCCGGTCCTTtgtcttccctcccacccctgctcaGCATCTCAGAGATATCCTGCCAGTGCTTTAATTGTAGCTGCCTCTAATTCTtgtctgcttttccttttgttttgacTGGACTCTAGAGGATGGGTGGGGGTTGTGTCTGAAACTTACGCCCCACTAGGGAGATGTCCATTCTGGTTTTCCCGAGATGGCCTTCAGAGCATTGTCTTCTTGGAGCCGCTGCTCTTGCTGTAGCAGCCTCTTCAGGTCCACTGCTGAGTGAATCCTCCCTGGAAGACAAGTTCCTCTTTTTCTCGAGGACCCTCCTGTTTCCTGACTCTACAGGGTCACTGTGTGGTTCCTTTTTGGGGAaagatttcttcctcttgggAGGAACTCCACAGCCAGCTGTCTCTTCAAGGTCACCACTAACCGGCTCCTCCTTGgaaagcatttcttttccttgagttTGAGAAGGAGACAGATGGGTTTTCCATTCCATTCTCCTGAGGAGCCTTTTGggcttctgtttttccttctttggggtCTTTTACTTGTCTCCTCGTGCTCCTGTGTGGCACTAAGGATCCTAATGACTTTCAGTTGCCTGGCTGTTGCTAAGGTCAGTTCCTTGCCCAGGCAGTAAAAGCTCTTTCTTTAGGTGTAAACAGCTCTAGACTTCAAGCAGTTGACCCAGGAGAAGTCAGGGGACTGGGGAGGCAGTGAGAAGTGGGCTACTGGCAGTGTGTGGCTGGGCTGGCATTGGGAGCAGAAACAGCCTGCTCAGAGGCAGTAGAGCTGCTCCAGAAAGGACAGGAGACCCACCTTCCTGCCCTTTATCCACAGAGACGCAGGTCACACCCAGCTCTATTTTTAGAACCACACACCTTGTGCTTCCAGAAACTTGGCTGAGTTTTCTAGAGCATCCCAGGGCAGTTTGGCAAGTGGCTTGGGAGGGAAGCCGGGGTGACTGGTTCTGTTCGACCTAGGGGATGGGGTGGCAGAGGCTGTGTGCTAAAGGCAGATGCTCCTCCAGCGTGGAGAGCCAGTGAGAGCAGAGCTCCCGCTGCTGCTAAGATCCAGGGCAATGAACCTAGCAGCCTCTTCACAAATTCTCAGCAGAAAACAGCTCCCTGAGCATTCCCAACATCCTTCCTGGGCCCTCACCTTGCTGGTGGCGTTTTTCCCAGTTCGTGAAATACATCTGTATGACTTTGGGGCCTGCTAAGTGACTCGCCCTCTtgcccatccatccacccatccaactATCCACTTactgattcatttattcactcaaccaATGCTTAAGACCTAGCATGTGTCACACAGTGCTGGGAGCCAGATTTAAAACAACCCCAAAGCTGAAAACATGGTTCTGACCTCATGGAGCCaaccattcagaaaacaaagaagcagaTGACTGTAGACTCCAGATGGGATGACATGCACAGAAGTGGCCGTGGTGTTCCACGAGGGTGGATGTGCCCTGTAAGCGGCAGTCTGGAGCCCTTCCCAGATGTGGGAGGGCCTCATGCCTGCATTGTGGAGGATGGGGGCCCCGTGGAGGAGTGTGGGTCAGTGTGAGGAGGCTGTGggttctgctgcagccaggggtTGCTGCAAGGGTCATGCTTCCCCCCGCCCTTGCACTGGAGGAGTGGCCTCTGATAGCCAGCAGGACACGAGTGTTTCCATGTGGTTCTAAGACTGATGGCTTGGTTCCCTCAGATACCTTTCTGTGCCCCAAAGCCTTGTCCAAAATGCCCACGTGGTGCAGAAGCATCCCCAGGGGGCCAACCAGCACCACCACTCCTGTTCTCTCGTTTCTCCCGGACTTAACAGATGTTGCAGAGGTTCCGGGAGGATGAACCGCAGGCAGAGAAGCCCCTTGTGGAGCTGGATAGCCTGAGGCGCACAGACTGGGTAAGAcacgcgccccccacccccaccagggcaCAGACGGGGCACAGGCCCGGAGCCCCACCCAGGGCTAAGAGCCATTTCCCTCTTCTTGTGGGCCTAGGCCCGCCTCTGGGTCCAGCTCATGCGGGAGCTCCGCCATGGGGTGAAGCTGAAGAAGGTGCAGGAGCAGGAGTTCAACCCCCTGCCCACAGAGTTCCAGCTCACCCCCTTCGAGATGCTCATGCAGGACATCCGTGCCAGGAACTACAAACTGCGCAAGGTCATGGTGAGCCGCCAAGGTCATGGCGGGCTGGGTTAAAGAGGTCACATGTTCAGGCCCCTCTGCCTGCCGGAGCCCCTGCTTGGTGCGCTGGTGACTAAACCAGGAGTCCAGTGGGAACGGTCAGTGTGGCCTCGAGTCATACACCTCATGGTCCTTTCAGGGGCCCACTGTGACACTGGCAGGGAGAAAGGGCCCAGGGGTGGGAGCTGAGGCTGTGGGATTGTCCCACTTAACTCTCACAGGGCCTCGTGGTGTGCCAGCATCGCTCTGAGAATCTAAACGTGTGAGTTAATCTCACTGTTATGAAGACCCTGTGAGGTAAAGCTACCGACCTGCATTTCAACATAAAGAATCTGAGATGCAGGGAAAGCTGGAGGTCAGGTCTTGaaggccacagctactgaggggaggctgggggaaCCCCTCTCTTGGCTGCAGCCCAAGCAGACGGTCCCTCAGCCTTGCTGCCCTCCTTCTCTCCCACAGGTTGACGGGGACATCCCTCCCAGAGTGAAGAAAGATGCCCATGAACTCATCCTGGACTTCATCCGCTCCCGGCCTCCACTGAAGCAGGTACCAGCCCTTCGGGGCGTCTGGAAGGTTGGTTCTGGGGACACTGCCTGCCAGAGCACGCAGGGCCTCCAGGGAACTGGCCCCCAATGTGGTGCTGCCACACCCCCTGCAGGTCTCAGAGAGAAGGCTTCGCCCCTTACCCCAGAAGCAGAGAACTCTGCACGAGAAGATCCTGGAGGAGATCAAGCAGGAACGCAGGCTACGCCCCGTGGAGAGCAGGCGCTGGGACGGCCGGGGCGAGCGGGGTGAGCACGGGACACCCCTCCCCTGCGCCTCATCTCCCCCCACACTGTCCTGTCCCTCCTGCCTCAcctcctgcctcccccagggTTCGGCTCTCTGCCCTGCATCCTCAACGCCTGCTCTGGGGACGTCAAATCCACTTCCTGCATCAACCTGTCCATCACGGATGTTGGGAGCAGCGCCCAGCGCCCGAGGCCCCGGGTCCTGCTCAAGGCACCTACATTGGCTGAGATGGAAGAGATGAATACTTCTGAGGTCAGAGCCCACAGGTTCCTGAAGAGAGACTGAcatgaggaggaggtgggggaggggagggggggtgggaggggaggagaaggaggaaagagaaggaggtTCTGGGGAACTGAACACAGCCAGGGTGCAGCATCCAGCTGTGGGCCCTCTGCTCGGGGTCCTGTCTGCACCCTGCTGTGAAGCTGTGTCCTGCTGTGGGGCTGCGTCTGCACTGGGGACAAGCGTGGCGGGGCTCAGGCACCCTCTCCCATCTTGGTCACTCACAAGGGTGACTGAGACAGTGGCCTTGAGCCACTGTTGCCTCAGCACATAAAAGGATGAAATGGAGAGCCATGTCCTCCTGGGCTGGGCAGCCACACTTGGAGGTGCAAAGCTTACAGGTCCCAGCGTGACTCCCCACCCTGGCTGCATTGCCCTCTGACCCTGGAGACCAGGCTGAGGGCTGTCTCCACGTGACCCCAGGCCTGTCATCTCCAGGACTTTCCAGGGACCTCAGGCCAGGGGCTGGCTTCTGAAGCATGTCTCCCCTGGCCAGGGTAGTGCATAGCTGTCAGTTTGTGCACCCCACGCCTTGGTCCAGGGACAGGCAGGAGGCACTGGGGCAGAGCGGTCATGGTGATGCTAGACTGGACTGTCCACAGGAGGGTGGACAGTGTGTTGCTGGGCTGATGTGTCCACAGGAGGAAGAGTCACCGTGCGGAGAGGGGACGCTGAAGCGAGATCGTTCTTTCTCTGAGCATGACCTGGTGCAGCTCCGGAGTGAGGTCACCTCTGGTCTGCAGCCGGCCCCTCAGCCCCCCGGAGGCCTGGAGTTGTCCCGGCCGCGAGCAGGCAGCATGCAGTCCTGGAGGCCGAGCCCCCTGGAGCCAGGTACGTGGCCTCTCCCTCCCTGGATGCCTTCCTGCAGGTCCTGCTGCTCCAGAGGGAGCTTGCACTGCCAGAGGGACATTTATCACTTCAGGCAGCCACGCCCCACCTTTTAAAACTCTGCTAAAGTAGTAATCCATATCCAGTGTAAAACTTCAGAAAAGTCCTCACAATTCTTTTACCTAGAGATATTAACTTTGCCATATTGGTCTGTAGAAAGACAGCTGGACCAATGGATGGATTGACAGACCgttctcatctttttctttcctgtcagTGGAAAGGGGCCCAGAGAGCATGCACACCACTCTGGACTGGACTAGTCCCCTGCGGTTTGTCACAGCCCCGTCCCTTCCCGTCGGTCAGCCGGCCACTCTAGGTTAGCTGGTCCCACAGTGCTGAGGCCTGGGGTTGCCATCCCACCTGCTGCTTCTTCGTGCCTAGCACAGCCCTGCGACACCAGGGCTGCTGCGGGTTGTCCTGACAGCCCCTGTCTCTTCCTCCAGGTTCCCTCCCCGTCAGTGTCCAGTCCCAGCCTGACCCCAGCTCCCTACCACGCAGTGACATGAGCTCAGTCGAGGATAGGCAGGGGGCTTCCGCGGCCCCGGACGCCAGTCACCTGTGGCTGGTGAGTGACAGAAGCACTGTGGTGTAGGGTGGCCAGGGTGGGGGACAGCGAGAGGGGACTGGGAGTGCCCCTTGTGGGCTCAGGAGTGGTGGGGCCCTCTCAGTGGATGCCTGGGAAGGTTGGTCTTTGCTGCCACCTCCTGGGCCTTCTGGGCACTGCAGCCCAGGCCAGAGAAGGACCTTGCTAAGGGCACAGCCTAGTCCCAACTCTCAGGGTCAGGGCACATGAGAAGGCAGCATGGTGACACTGGACAGCACTTTCTCAGGTCTCAACTCTGGCTCCGGGCCCTTCCCTCTCTGTGCTGCAGTTCCCTCACCTGTGAATTTTGTCTGACCTGTAATCATGAAGAACTAACAATTGCTGACATCTTGAGGCTCCCACTTGGACCTGAGCCGAACGGAGTGCCTGCAGGGCCACAGGGCACCTTGCTGGCATGTGGAGGGGGGTCCAGAGGGTGGCTGTCATTATTGATTCATTGAGGTTTTACCGAGAGGCTCAAGTGAGAACGGATGTTCAAAGGCTTTGGAAAGTCAAGGTCATATTACTGTAATACTCCCCAACTGAAGGGCATGCTTTACCCTTTGAGTCCTGTATTAGGAATCTGGCCACATATAAAATCACCCCTCACTTAGCAGCTGCAACAGCACAGTTACCATCTCATCATCTTTCTGGGTCCAGAGCCCGGAACTGGCCTCCATAGGGCTGCAGTGGCAGGGCTGCGTCTCACCTGGAGGCTTGACCTGGGCTGGAAGACCCTTCCTACGAAACTCCTCCCCTGGCTGTGGGCGGGGCCCCAGCTTGTCCCAGGTGAAGCACCCTCATGAGGTGGCTCCCCTGagtgagccatctgagaagcagAGGGAAGCCCGTGTCTTTATGACGCATTCTTGGGACTGACACTGTCAATTCCACCTTATCCATTCCATACaagtcagtcactaagtcctactTAGGGAACTatgtcttgtttatttatttggctgtgtggggtcttgGTTGCTGCCCTCGGGATCCTCCTTGCCCTCGGGATCCTCCTTACATCATGCGGAGTCTTTCCTTGCGGCACGTGGCTTTTCTAGTCGTGgggcaggctccagagcacagtaGTGGGCCCAGTAGTCGTGAtgtgagggcttagttgccctgtggcttgTCCCCCTTTTTtaaagatggattctttattaaagatgttattattttttattattttatttatttttggctgtaccgggtctttgttgctgcatgccagctttttctagttgcagcgagcagaggCTGCTCCCTGGCTGTGgggtgagggcttctcactgcagcggcgtctcgtgctgtagagcacaggctccaggtgcatgggcttcagcagtcgcAGAGTGCAGGCCcatcagttgcagcacatgggcctagtggctctgtggcatgtgggatcttcctggactcgGGATCAAAGccttgttccctgcattggcaggtggattcttaacctctaggccaccagggaagtcccaggaccaCCTCTTGAAGGGAGGGATGTCAAGCAATCAGGGGGCATGTGTTGAATAGCAAGTCTCATGAGTCTTTTTCCAGCTCAGGACTCGAGAGCTTTCCAAGAGGCTTGGCTATCAAACCCCTGAACTGCGATGACCTTGCCTCAACCCAATCTGTTGAGCACCCAACTTGAGATCTCTTGGCAATGTGTACAGTGAGTGTAACATCTGTAAGGTTAGAGCGAAATTGTTCACATATAAACAGCACCACCAGGCTACAGGAAACACTAATCAGAAGCCAAGAGACCTGGATGCTTCAGGTGAGAGGAGAGAACACAAGGTCCCAGATTCACCCCATGCCAGACAGTAGCAGCTGACCAACAAGTGTAAACAGGAGAAAATCTGACCACAAACACCATCCACTTCCACATCCTCTGGTGCCTCCCATGCCACCTGGTCTTCGTAGCTAACATTTTGATTCTGGTGCCAGACACTGCATCTTCTTAGTGGAGCTGAAATACCCTACTTCATAGAAGAGGAAGTGACCCTTTGAGAAGTCAAATTCTATGCTAAGAACACAGGACTGTTCTCCTGGGGCAGAACAGGGTATACTCACCACGACAGCCCAAAGGGCCAGGCGGTTATGACGAGGTGGACAGGAGCATCCAACGGACCAACAGACCCAGAGTGGCAGTGGATGGATAGCACTGGGAAAGAGGAGGGGGTGCGGTGGTTGGGGGTTccaggaggctgggggcaggagggggtgcAGTGGTGTTGGGGTTCTAGGAGGAGTgaggtggggggcaggagggCACTCTGGTGGGGGTTCCAGGAGGGAGGCAGTGGGCCTGGGGACTCTGGGTGACTTTGATTGTCCTGGGGTGTTTTCAGGTGAGCAACAAGGTTGGAGGCAGATGGTTCAGGTCTGGGTAGCATCATGAACATAGGTGGGATGTGCTGAAGGGTTATGTGAGCAATGAGGTCATCGAGGGGCTGGCTGCCAGTTGAGTTGTTGGGCCCAGGTCAGAGAGCTGCCTATAGGAGTATCCCAGGAGCAGTACAGTCTCAGGCATGGGCGTTCTGGGGAGCTTGCCTGGACTGAGGCCAGGAAAGTGCCAAGTCCTCAGGGAAGTGGGGAACTTGTGGAGATGTCCTGAGAGCCTGAGACCAATGCCACAGGCCTCCTGTCCCAGGAGTTCAGCCACCCCGTGGAAAGCCTGGCTCTGACGGTAGAGGAGGTGATGGACGTGCGCCGTGTGCTGGTGAAGGCAGAGATGGAGAAGTTCCTGCAGAACAAGGAGCTCTTCAGCAGTCTGAAGAAGGGGAAGGtgaggagctgggtggggggtaggtgtgggcagggctgggcctggcAAGTTTGGGACAACACTGGGCTCCAACTAGGCTCTCCTCacagatttgctgctgctgccgagCCAAGTTCCCGCTGTTGTCATGGCCACCCTCCTGTCTCTTTTGCAAGAGGTGAGCCTTCTGTACGCACCTTGGCTGTGAATTCACAGGGGAAGGAGGTAGGAAGCCTCTTGCTTTCTGTCCAGTAGGGCTTCCTGTGGTTTGGGGCATGTTCCATCAGGCACGGTGACCAGTGCAACCAaggaacaaaatttttaatttaacaacTGAGGGGCCCCCACTTTCATCCAAGATTGGGTAATAGGAAGCAGAACAGGCATTTTCCACAGGaaacggccaaaaaaaaaaaaaagatgcaaagacATAAAACATTGGTTCTCAAGAACCAATCAGGTTTGAAGCAAGTACCAGAAAGCAGACAGGGTAAGCTCTGTCCTACGACTGCCTCAGCTCTGGACTCAGGCCTGTTCAGCTCCTGCGGTGGAGGAGGTACAGCTGAGAACAGGGGTACCCGGGCAGCTAGAGTTCACAGCACAGATCTCCAGAGGGGAGAGGGTTCTCCAGGAAGCAGGTCTCAGAGACCTTCACAAGGTCCTCCTTGGATATTCAGAGTTCTGATCAGCACAAACATGAAGGAAATGACTGAGGCTGTGGAAACCTGGCCCACTGCCTATTTTAGAAATACAGTTTATTACAACACAGTCACACCCACTTGTTTATTATTCATTTAGTCACACCTAAAATGTTGACTATCTGAGCTTTTAGAGGAAAAGTCTACTGACCCTGTCCTACAGATTTAAAGG is from Bos indicus isolate NIAB-ARS_2022 breed Sahiwal x Tharparkar chromosome 18, NIAB-ARS_B.indTharparkar_mat_pri_1.0, whole genome shotgun sequence and encodes:
- the SPIRE2 gene encoding protein spire homolog 2 isoform X2, coding for MARAGSSSGDAAAGERAGGAGRSEPWELSLEEVLKAYEQPINEEQAWAVCFQCCRGLRGAPGGRRRIRDTADILLRRDGSVSARRESGAAEPTTMVSPASSEAQVVQSLGFAIYRALDWGLAEHEERELSPQLERLIDLMANSDCDDDGGGGTADEGYGGPEEEEEAEGGPRTVRTFAQAMRLCAARLTEPRGAQTHYQAVCRALFVETLELRAFLARVREAKEMLQRFREDEPQAEKPLVELDSLRRTDWARLWVQLMRELRHGVKLKKVQEQEFNPLPTEFQLTPFEMLMQDIRARNYKLRKVMVDGDIPPRVKKDAHELILDFIRSRPPLKQVSERRLRPLPQKQRTLHEKILEEIKQERRLRPVESRRWDGRGERGFGSLPCILNACSGDVKSTSCINLSITDVGSSAQRPRPRVLLKAPTLAEMEEMNTSEEEESPCGEGTLKRDRSFSEHDLVQLRSEVTSGLQPAPQPPGGLELSRPRAGSMQSWRPSPLEPVERGPESMHTTLDWTSPLRFVTAPSLPVGQPATLGSLPVSVQSQPDPSSLPRSDMSSVEDRQGASAAPDASHLWLEFSHPVESLALTVEEVMDVRRVLVKAEMEKFLQNKELFSSLKKGKICCCCRAKFPLLSWPPSCLFCKRAVCNSCSIKMKMPSKKFAHIPVYTLGFESPQRMSTAKTTPTQRRDAFQSLQGLQWRNVEEEFPHMYTHGCVMKDVCSDCTGFVADVVHSSRRSVEALNTTPRRARQTQSLYVPNTWTLDLK
- the SPIRE2 gene encoding protein spire homolog 2 isoform X5, with the protein product MARAGSSSGDAAAGERAGGAGRSEPWELSLEEVLKAYEQPINEEQAWAVCFQCCRGLRGAPGGRRRIRDTADILLRRDGSVSARRESGAAEPTTMVSPASSEAQVVQSLGFAIYRALDWGLAEHEERELSPQLERLIDLMANSDCDDDGGGGTADEGYGGPEEEEEAEGGPRTVRTFAQAMRLCAARLTEPRGAQTHYQAVCRALFVETLELRAFLARVREAKEMLQRFREDEPQAEKPLVELDSLRRTDWARLWVQLMRELRHGVKLKKVQEQEFNPLPTEFQLTPFEMLMQDIRARNYKLRKVMVDGDIPPRVKKDAHELILDFIRSRPPLKQVSERRLRPLPQKQRTLHEKILEEIKQERRLRPVESRRWDGRGERGFGSLPCILNACSGDVKSTSCINLSITDVGSSAQRPRPRVLLKAPTLAEMEEMNTSEEEESPCGEGTLKRDRSFSEHDLVQLRSEVTSGLQPAPQPPGGLELSRPRAGSMQSWRPSPLEPGSLPVSVQSQPDPSSLPRSDMSSVEDRQGASAAPDASHLWLEFSHPVESLALTVEEVMDVRRVLVKAEMEKFLQNKELFSSLKKGKICCCCRAKFPLLSWPPSCLFCKRAVCNSCSIKMKMPSKKFAHIPVYTLGFESPQRMSTAKTTPTQRRDAFQSLQGLQWRNVEEEFPHMYTHGCVMKDVCSDCTGFVADVVHSSRRSVEALNTTPRRARQTQSLYVPNTWTLDLK
- the SPIRE2 gene encoding protein spire homolog 2 isoform X9, with product MARAGSSSGDAAAGERAGGAGRSEPWELSLEEVLKAYEQPINEEQAWAVCFQCCRGLRGAPGGRRRIRDTADILLRRDGSVSARRESEPTTMVSPASSEAQVVQSLGFAIYRALDWGLAEHEERELSPQLERLIDLMANSDCDDDGGGGTADEGYGGPEEEEEAEGGPRTVRTFAQAMRLCAARLTEPRGAQTHYQAVCRALFVETLELRAFLARVREAKEMLQRFREDEPQAEKPLVELDSLRRTDWARLWVQLMRELRHGVKLKKVQEQEFNPLPTEFQLTPFEMLMQDIRARNYKLRKVMVDGDIPPRVKKDAHELILDFIRSRPPLKQVSERRLRPLPQKQRTLHEKILEEIKQERRLRPVESRRWDGRGERGFGSLPCILNACSGDVKSTSCINLSITDVGSSAQRPRPRVLLKAPTLAEMEEMNTSEEEESPCGEGTLKRDRSFSEHDLVQLRSEVTSGLQPAPQPPGGLELSRPRAGSMQSWRPSPLEPGSLPVSVQSQPDPSSLPRSDMSSVEDRQGASAAPDASHLWLEFSHPVESLALTVEEVMDVRRVLVKAEMEKFLQNKELFSSLKKGKICCCCRAKFPLLSWPPSCLFCKRAVCNSCSIKMKMPSKKFAHIPVYTLGFESPQRMSTAKTTPTQRRDAFQSLQGLQWRNVEEEFPHMYTHGCVMKDVCSDCTGFVADVVHSSRRSVEALNTTPRRARQTQSLYVPNTWTLDLK
- the SPIRE2 gene encoding protein spire homolog 2 isoform X6; translated protein: MLSVPVYTVLTEPTTMVSPASSEAQVVQSLGFAIYRALDWGLAEHEERELSPQLERLIDLMANSDCDDDGGGGTADEGYGGPEEEEEAEGGPRTVRTFAQAMRLCAARLTEPRGAQTHYQAVCRALFVETLELRAFLARVREAKEMLQRFREDEPQAEKPLVELDSLRRTDWARLWVQLMRELRHGVKLKKVQEQEFNPLPTEFQLTPFEMLMQDIRARNYKLRKVMVDGDIPPRVKKDAHELILDFIRSRPPLKQVSERRLRPLPQKQRTLHEKILEEIKQERRLRPVESRRWDGRGERGFGSLPCILNACSGDVKSTSCINLSITDVGSSAQRPRPRVLLKAPTLAEMEEMNTSEEEESPCGEGTLKRDRSFSEHDLVQLRSEVTSGLQPAPQPPGGLELSRPRAGSMQSWRPSPLEPVERGPESMHTTLDWTSPLRFVTAPSLPVGQPATLGSLPVSVQSQPDPSSLPRSDMSSVEDRQGASAAPDASHLWLEFSHPVESLALTVEEVMDVRRVLVKAEMEKFLQNKELFSSLKKGKICCCCRAKFPLLSWPPSCLFCKRAVCNSCSIKMKMPSKKFAHIPVYTLGFESPQRMSTAKTTPTQRRDAFQCVLPLIPARAAVAERGGGVPAHVHPRLCHEGRVQRLHRVRGGCGALQPQERGGPQHHATSCPPDPVPVCPEHLDT
- the SPIRE2 gene encoding protein spire homolog 2 isoform X7 produces the protein MARAGSSSGDAAAGERAGGAGRSEPWELSLEEVLKAYEQPINEEQAWAVCFQCCRGLRGAPGGRRRIRDTADILLRRDGSVSARRESGAAEPTTMVSPASSEAQVVQSLGFAIYRALDWGLAEHEERELSPQLERLIDLMANSDCDDDGGGGTADEGYGGPEEEEEAEGGPRTVRTFAQAMRLCAARLTEPRGAQTHYQAVCRALFVETLELRAFLARVREAKEMLQRFREDEPQAEKPLVELDSLRRTDWARLWVQLMRELRHGVKLKKVQEQEFNPLPTEFQLTPFEMLMQDIRARNYKLRKVMVDGDIPPRVKKDAHELILDFIRSRPPLKQVSERRLRPLPQKQRTLHEKILEEIKQERRLRPVESRRWDGRGERGFGSLPCILNACSGDVKSTSCINLSITDVGSSAQRPRPRVLLKAPTLAEMEEMNTSEEEESPCGEGTLKRDRSFSEHDLVQLRSEVTSGLQPAPQPPGGLELSRPRAGSMQSWRPSPLEPVERGPESMHTTLDWTSPLRFVTAPSLPVGQPATLGSLPVSVQSQPDPSSLPRSDMSSVEDRQGASAAPDASHLWLEFSHPVESLALTVEEVMDVRRVLVKAEMEKFLQNKELFSSLKKGKICCCCRAKFPLLSWPPSCLFCKRAVCNSCSIKEEPTPTLPKTAV
- the SPIRE2 gene encoding protein spire homolog 2 isoform X8 — protein: MARAGSSSGDAAAGERAGGAGRSEPWELSLEEVLKAYEQPINEEQAWAVCFQCCRGLRGAPGGRRRIRDTADILLRRDGSVSARRESGAAEPTTMVSPASSEAQVVQSLGFAIYRALDWGLAEHEERELSPQLERLIDLMANSDCDDDGGGGTADEGYGGPEEEEEAEGGPRTVRTFAQAMRLCAARLTEPRGAQTHYQAVCRALFVETLELRAFLARVREAKEMLQRFREDEPQAEKPLVELDSLRRTDWARLWVQLMRELRHGVKLKKVQEQEFNPLPTEFQLTPFEMLMQDIRARNYKLRKVMVDGDIPPRVKKDAHELILDFIRSRPPLKQVSERRLRPLPQKQRTLHEKILEEIKQERRLRPVESRRWDGRGERGFGSLPCILNACSGDVKSTSCINLSITDVGSSAQRPRPRVLLKAPTLAEMEEMNTSEEEESPCGEGTLKRDRSFSEHDLVQLRSEVTSGLQPAPQPPGGLELSRPRAGSMQSWRPSPLEPVERGPESMHTTLDWTSPLRFVTAPSLPVGQPATLGSLPVSVQSQPDPSSLPRSDMSSVEDRQGASAAPDASHLWLEFSHPVESLALTVEEVMDVRRVLVKAEMEKFLQNKELFSSLKKGKICCCCRAKFPLLSWPPSCLFCKR
- the SPIRE2 gene encoding protein spire homolog 2 isoform X3, with protein sequence MARAGSSSGDAAAGERAGGAGRSEPWELSLEEVLKAYEQPINEEQAWAVCFQCCRGLRGAPGGRRRIRDTADILLRRDGSVSARRESEPTTMVSPASSEAQVVQSLGFAIYRALDWGLAEHEERELSPQLERLIDLMANSDCDDDGGGGTADEGYGGPEEEEEAEGGPRTVRTFAQAMRLCAARLTEPRGAQTHYQAVCRALFVETLELRAFLARVREAKEMLQRFREDEPQAEKPLVELDSLRRTDWARLWVQLMRELRHGVKLKKVQEQEFNPLPTEFQLTPFEMLMQDIRARNYKLRKVMVDGDIPPRVKKDAHELILDFIRSRPPLKQVSERRLRPLPQKQRTLHEKILEEIKQERRLRPVESRRWDGRGERGFGSLPCILNACSGDVKSTSCINLSITDVGSSAQRPRPRVLLKAPTLAEMEEMNTSEEEESPCGEGTLKRDRSFSEHDLVQLRSEVTSGLQPAPQPPGGLELSRPRAGSMQSWRPSPLEPVERGPESMHTTLDWTSPLRFVTAPSLPVGQPATLGSLPVSVQSQPDPSSLPRSDMSSVEDRQGASAAPDASHLWLEFSHPVESLALTVEEVMDVRRVLVKAEMEKFLQNKELFSSLKKGKICCCCRAKFPLLSWPPSCLFCKRAVCNSCSIKMKMPSKKFAHIPVYTLGFESPQRMSTAKTTPTQRRDAFQCVLPLIPARAAVAERGGGVPAHVHPRLCHEGRVQRLHRVRGGCGALQPQERGGPQHHATSCPPDPVPVCPEHLDT